Genomic DNA from Oryza sativa Japonica Group chromosome 5, ASM3414082v1:
ATGTGGATTCAGTATTGCTACGGCTTCATTATCATAGCTTCCTATTACTATGACAAGTGTAATgtggaaaagaaaatatatggaTCATAATCGAGTCAAAATACTATAGTAATCtttcatgataaaaaaaaagcctAGTAGAAAAATCCATAGTGCAGATTACCATTGCCAAAATAGCTGCTGCCATCAATCCAGCCCCAGTGCCTTTGGCTTCCTATGGAAGGTTAAAAGAAATAAGCACAATTATTTGTATGAGTACCAATAGTGTGAGAACTAGTGCTTCCGGGAGAGGAAAAAATAACACCTTTGTTAAAAGGTAAGTAGCCCAGGAAGCGTTTGCTGAGAATATTGGAGCAGTGAACACACAAACAGTCTCCACTGACAACGGAATGTTTAGAGAATTTAGCAACCTGCAAAACCAATCAAATATTTTAGGCACATCCACAGCATTAATGAGGAACAGACAAGTGCTTTCCTTTGATAACATACCACCAAATGGTTCCAGCTGTCAATGTCAAACCAGGATACACAGTGCCGCCAATCACACGGCCAAGGGGATACCTAAAACAGAAGCAACAGCAAGGGAATCAGCCAAGTAGGCGTATTACACATTCTATTTTACATCATGATTacacaatactccctccatctacttttgataggcatattcccaaatctgaaaaatttacttttgataggcatatttcaattcaatcacctatcatcttaatgactttctaggatttaatgcgtgactctacattcttccacacaagattggctacatgggcatcgagaaatgtaaatattaatgaatcgcttgtttacaaggaataactagtagcatgtttaaatggatgataagtagaattacttatccttggtcattgtgccaagatgaaatatgactatcaaaagtagatggagggaataTTAAATTATTCATCTGACGTAAGGCTCTTACCATGTCCTGTCATCAAACCAGTTCCAGAACTCGTAGATCCCATTCTTCGACAAAAACTGTAATAGGTAAGATGGAAATTTTAGATCTGATGTAATCCACAACTGATTCCAGCAAGCATGTAACCATCTGTTGCTCCATACTTCCACTAATCATCCAGTAGTAAACGAAAATATACTCCAAAATCACTTTGCAAAACCCAAAACCCACTGACACCAACACTCTGAAATCAACACAACATTGCAGTCCCCTATGATTCGAGCTAAATTCCTTAAATCCGCATACTCCACAAAAATAATAACACACAAGATGGAAGCTCCCCGCAATCCAACCTGAGTGACGCGGAAGTTGAAGTAGGGGTCGAACTCGTGGATCACGCTCTCGTACTTAATCACCTgaggcacaaaaaaaaaacgaagggGCCGATTAAGAATGCACAATTCCGAAACGCGAGACGAACGGCGAGCCGGATCTGGCCGCCGCGCGAGGTGGagtggggggagggggcggaTCAGATCTTACGGAGAAGAGGCGGATCGAGAACGCGAGGAcgccgatgaggaggagggtgaAGGCGCACAGCACGCCCCCGCAGGCGTTGCGGAGGCGgctgccgccggccgcggccgtGGAGGACTCGGGCTCCGCCATTGCGGCCGCGTCGTGGCTGTGGGTTTGGGGGTGTGGGGCGGAGACGAAGCGAAGACCTCGCGAAATCGCGATCGCTAAGGCAAAGCACCACCAAGGCGCTTCCAGTCCAGTGTTGGGATTTTCGCGGGTAGGACCTTGGACATTATTGTATTCTAACAACAGTATGTTATGGAAAATGCTAATTACTGTACCTATTTTGAAACATCATTTGACATTGAAAAAAGAAGAGTCTATTTTGTTGTCACTTGACCTGCTAAACTATTTTTTCCTCATTATagctataaattattttaaatagtTCACTTTATTaactaataatatttttttctctataagTTGTATTTTTAAGATGCAAGTTTATAAAGCCATGGATGACAACATTATCAAGTTCAAAAATATTTCAATGTTTCACAATCGTTTGCTTGATCTTTGATATCTCAATTTCAAACTAGTTTTAGGTGCTTACAACCTATATAAACAATAtaagaaaaatttaaaaataatattaatacatAAGCTGTAATACATCTTGGGATACCAAATACTTATTTATTAAGTTTGGTGTGTTCACCAACGGATTCCTACTcggaggctgtgtttagttcacactgaagtttgaaagtttggttgaaattggtacgatgtgacagaaaagttgtgtgtgtatgaaatgtttgatgtgatggaaagttggaagtttggaaaaaaaaactttggaactaaacagggccggAGTTGGGCTATGACGGTTTGATCGTCTATATGCTGTTGATCTGACTAGCCCTACGACAGTGTTAGACTGGACTCGCATGGTAAGTCTGGGTCCTTTTCAAATTTGTTCATGTTTTCCTATTCTTGCTATAGTGCTAAATTTAAGTGGTAACATGTTGTTCTAGTATGGTTCAAATCCATCCTGAATTATAATGTTTTGGGACAGACGAAgtcctttttataaaatcatctCTTACATACGAAGACATATACTCCATTTATAGGCAGGGCGTCTACACAATTTTGGTGCCCCGGGACAACATGCAAATTAGGACCCTAATTTTACCTTTGATATAGTTGTCCATATAAATTAATTACGGTCATGGTAAACTCATTCAAAAGAAGAGTAATTTGGTAGAAACATTTAGTGGGTCATGCGTGCAACTCAGTAATCGAGTATCTGTCCAGTCTAAATGTCTAATGAGGTCGACGAGCCAAAAATCATGCTTGTGGGTAAGGGCTCTAGAAAATCTCTTTTCAGCTTTGTTCCCTTAAGTAAATGGCTCCAAGAGGCATCTAATCAAGACACTGTTTCTAGACACAAAGATGGTTTGCTCCAAGCCTTGCCATGGGTTGAATCTGGTGAGCATGAGGAGAAGGACTGTCTGTTCAACCCGTGTACTGGTTACCGCATGATCTATTGGAACAGGCACAAAgagctgctgcagctgcagctgcacccAATGTGGAAAGCGCCTATCAGTTGCTGTGAACAAGAAGGCAATCCTTTTGCTATTGACAATAAGAATGTTGGCTTGGCATTCAGCCAGGTGATTCAGGATCATGTTGTTGTCGCGATTTTCTATGACTGGAGAGACTACAAAACTCGTGGATATTACTTAAGATGCGTGATGTTTGGTTGTGGCTTTGGATACAGCATGCATCTTCCTGGGCCGCCTCTGCCTGTGAATGACATGCCACCTGCTTCTCTGGATGGGTTCCTGTACTGGATGAGCGACTAGCGAGCCAAGGTTGGGTTGGAGTTATGAGCGGGCCATTGTCTCTTTTGATGTTACTGCTAAGATCTTTGATGTTATCCCTTGCCCTTCATGCATTGCAATGTGGGACAATGAAAGTCGCTGTCACGCATTTGTGGTCGAGCTTCAGAGGATGTTGTGTGTTGTTCTTTCAGATCCAGTTGCAGATGAGTTAGATATATGGAAGTGGGATCATGGTCTGTGGACTAGAGCATACACAATCAATTTAAAACTCTGGCCAGATTTTTCGCTTGCGACAAATGTTGTAGTGCCTCTCGCAGTTGATCCAATAGATGGAAGGGTTCTACTGAATACTGGGAGGAAGCTTGGTTTATATAATCCATTTAATCAAGCGATTGAAAACTTGTATGCACTTGATCAGGCATCACTTATGACTCTAAAGTGCAGCGACGGTGCCCTGGAGTTCGTCAGAAGTGCATTACCAGATGTGGGGATGTTCCTAGCAAGTTCTCTTCATTGAAACTATCTATGGCTCCATGTGACAACATTGCTAGCCCTTCAAGTGCTTCATCAAGGAATAAGGAGCTAAATTATGTGAGCCCAAAGATTATGCCTGTGGTTACTATGCTATATGAGGAAACCCTAGCTTACTATCCTCAAGTTGGCAGAGCGAGGGGCGTGGACTTAGGCTCCGTTCTTTAGTGGGAGTTGGGAACTCTCCCCCAAACACACAAAACGGAGTggtccattagcgtgtgattaaccTACCATAGCCGGACCCGAGGGGATTGTATGGTTGAACCTTTGTCCAGAGCTACCATTTCCAGTAGCACAAAGTGATTTGGCAGTAGTTTCTGGGGATTTCTTGGGCCGTTTGCTTATCATCTTCTGTGTCATCcatatgctactccctccgtttcacaatgtaagacattttagcatttcccacattcatattgatgttaatgaatctagatagatatacatgtctagattcgtttacatcaatatgaatgtggaaaatgttagaatgacttacattgtgaaacagatggagtattttgGACTAGTATTGGTGCAACAAGTTACTGCAATAGGTTATTCTAACATGCTTTGATTTTGGTAGTAACAGAGTGATTTGCAAATTTCAGGAACAACAAGGGAGACAGCCTTGCTGCTTCCTACTACCACAAGGTGAGCAAAACCAGTGCTGTTGGAGCAGGCCTGGCTCGCAGCTTCTCGAGCAACTACTCCATAATCATATACACACAGTTTGGGGTCGATCCCAAGCAGGACCTTAATTCTTctgttctcttctctttttagattttttagtGCATGCGGTTTGTGGCTACAAACGGGTtcgtgtgtatgtgtgtgtatttatttatttattttcctaaaaaaagcaaagaagaagaaaaaaatggctCACAATGAGATTCGAACTAAACTAAGCCTGTCTGTGATTTTAAAGTAGGCAAGAGCCATTGCCTTTACACGTATTAATTGCCACAGCTTCATTATCAATTTATCATAGCTTCCAGCAACATATTTAATaattattcttaaaaaaaaatgaataaatgTAACTTCTATAAACTGAAATGGGACATTGGGGAAAAGCAGAAGATTATGCAACACAATTAAAAAATCATGAATCCAAATAACTGGTGAATTCAGCCAATCTATTCAAGATGGTGGCAACAACCACCAAATTATGTAGTATAAATATTTTCGAGTGCCAGTACAACACAATTTCGGTTATTCAGCAGCCTCCagcaagaattttttttaatcaactgGCATTGATAAATCAACAGTAATGGATACTCAATCAAATTGTTCTCCCCGATCATTTTTAAAGCTGAAATCACCTAATTTTCCCTAAATTAATCCCAAAAAATCTCTGTATTTTCATCATTTCtatggaaattttttttttcatcccgAGCTATATAGCAACCAGCATACAACAACTGCTCTCAGTGAATCATAATATAGAAGTGcagccaaaaaagaaaaggttgcaAAATATGAAGGTTACATCGCCAAAGATAAGTTCCCTCTCCAATTTCTCTAAATCTTAGGCAAATTTGCTCCTGGACCTTTGGCACGCTGACATCTTGCTCACCACCACGTCCTCCAAGAGGACTAGTAACATAGAAGAAACATGGAAAGGTTGAGGTCATAGGTCCTCAAAATGGCAGGTTAAATGCCAAATATCAAATCCATCACATTCGTTACAAGAGATTTTGCTGGTGCAGCAACGCTACCTGTTGCACGACGGTTAGCGTCTCTGATAACATTTGTGTTAGCTTTAGGATCATAGGGGCGTGGCAAGGCTCCCAACTGATTCGACGCACCGGTACCCTTCAGAACAAGAGACTTTGGAGGCAAGGAAACCATGAAGCCTCCTTGTTTGTTTCCAGCGAACCTCTCATCGAGCTGCTGCCTATGCATTGGATCAATAGGCTTCACCCCAATAATGACGCCACTGCTTAGCTGGACACCATTCTTTTGAAGGGCTTTCCGAGCATCATAAGAGTGCTTCAAAGCCAAGTACACAAACATTATTGTCAGTATAAGACCCAGACCAGGACTGAAAATTGTCAGTTTTGTCATATCAACAATGTGAAATTCTATGAAATATCAGCATGAGCACATCCGGGATAAAGGTTTGTAAAAAAAAGGTTGGTTAGACAATGGCTTGTACAAAATTTCAAAGAGATCAATATTCAAACAAAGTCCAATAGGCTATTAATATGTAAATAAAAACTACCACTGCCACAACAATGCTACTTGATGACATAAGGTGCttggaaaatttatttttttaaaagcctGAAATACGAGCAAATCAAAATTATTCTCTTACGAATAGTATGTTATGAAACTTAATAACTTGCAAGCATATGTAAGCCACTAGAGAACTACATCACTAAGGCACTATGACTGTTTACAAGGTAATCAAAAggtaaaaaataaaatggaagCCTGTTTATAGTTATCATTACCAGATATAATATGTGGATCCAATTACCATCTCGTGGACCAGAGTGATGCCGCAAAATTACTCCGCATTTCTCAAATTCCCGGATAACAAGGTTGGTATCTTTAAGGGAGAACCTGTAGGGGGAAACAACAGATATAAGAAAAAACAATTAGTTGCATCAGGGACATAATAACATTTAAGGTTAACAAACATCCGAGATATGCAGACGATGGCGGGGCATTCTCAGGCAAAACCTATTAAGTATAAACAACTAACAAAGTAACACTACAGAACTTGGTTCATCACCTCATTGGCATACATGCTAGAGGAGCAAGAAAATGACAGTAGGCATAAACTCATACTGCGGCAATATAATTCTCCCAGCTAAAACGGTGCATGATCGACGCCAACCGCAACACCAAGGAATTTACCATGTAATTGCGTTTCTACCTACATAGGACAAAGAACTGAAAAACTAGGCATCATTTCCTTACCCGAATACAGTGATCCACTCCTCCCGATCTACCTCCCCTCCTCCGTTCATCTCCTGCTCCATACCAGTCGACACAGGTGCCGGAGTAACAGGCGACTGTGCctcggcggccggaggcggaggcgccggGGTACCagggctcggtggaggcggcaaAGCAAGCACCTCCTTCCGGGGCGGCTCCACGACCCCATCCATGGGGGATCCGGGGGCGGAGGCCCTGCCGCGGGAGCGGTCCCATGACGGggagcggctggcggcggccgcggcggagcgcggggagggggaggaggcgacggggaggaggagttCGGAGGCCGCGGCGTCGGGGGAGaagtccacggcggcggcgcggtcgtcGAGGGtgaagagcggcggcggcggcggcgtcgtggcggcggtgggccccgccgccgaggaggcgaAGCGGGAGGCCGCGCGGTGGGACGGGATCGGGGAGGCGAGGTCCCGGAAGAACGGGGactgccgcgcgccgcctccgcggcgcgaggtggaggcgggggagcgcgaggaggaggcggccatgggcggggcggggcggcgcggcgcgggggttGAGGGTTTGG
This window encodes:
- the LOC4339346 gene encoding nuclear pore complex protein NUP35, whose product is MAASSSRSPASTSRRGGGARQSPFFRDLASPIPSHRAASRFASSAAGPTAATTPPPPPLFTLDDRAAAVDFSPDAAASELLLPVASSPSPRSAAAAASRSPSWDRSRGRASAPGSPMDGVVEPPRKEVLALPPPPSPGTPAPPPPAAEAQSPVTPAPVSTGMEQEMNGGGEVDREEWITVFGFSLKDTNLVIREFEKCGVILRHHSGPRDGNWIHILYLHSYDARKALQKNGVQLSSGVIIGVKPIDPMHRQQLDERFAGNKQGGFMVSLPPKSLVLKGTGASNQLGALPRPYDPKANTNVIRDANRRATGSVAAPAKSLVTNVMDLIFGI